From the Lactuca sativa cultivar Salinas chromosome 9, Lsat_Salinas_v11, whole genome shotgun sequence genome, the window TACAGTCCGTTATGTCTACAAGATTGTAGAGCGATCAACCATGCAATGAAGAAAACAAAAACGAAATTCAAGGTGGACATATTAGCAAACAGCCAAACTGAAAATATCCCATTAGAAGTGTTTGAGAGTACATGATCAAGACACCTAGTGCACAAGGGTGCTTATTGTAATTATATTTAGGAAACAAGATACGATCTTAAAACATAAAGCAATAATACGAGTTGAACatcaaaacaagataacacaacaATTTCACAAACACATCTCTCAGGCTTCTTTATTTTGACAAGGTTATGTATGCAGGCTGCAAATACATGATATTTGTCCGCGTTACTAATAGGGATGAAGAATGACACTGAAAGAGTCGAGGTAATCCCCGTAGTTTCCGCTGAATCCACCAAAGCTACCCTTAGCGACTGGCAGCGAGAAACTAGTCCCCTGGGTTGTGCCATATGGCCCATACTTCTTTTTGTTGGTTAGGAAAGACAATGACGTAATCACAGTGTAGCCGGCATATACTCCCACAGTTCCGCTAATCCCGATGAGGTTCTCATCATCAGCAAATGTAAACTGAAGATATACCCAAATAGATGATAAATGATGTATGATAAAACTAGAATATAAGTGCAGTACATGTTTAGGTAACAGATGTAATGAAAGCCCACTATACCGTATGAGGtgaaccaccatcaccaccatatgtttcagaatggtgttTGACATTATCACGATCCTTGTAAGTGAACCTGATTGAATCTACACACCCTGAGGCACTGATACGGATCTCGCAAATCCTGCCCTCAGGGATGAATGTCCAGGGATTAACTCCACCCTTACCTCCCCACGGTCCAACCTGTACGCCATTGCCTGCCTGCATATAGGGGTGaaataaaatatataactaagaagtgGACATATCTTAGCAATCAACAGATGAAATACACCAGGTTAACCATAAACCCAGCATTTCCAAATATATATGGTGAAAGAGTATACCATGTTTGATCTGAATGTATTCTCAAAGGAAAAGATGAAACTCGTGGAAAGTAATAAGTTATACATTTAGCCCCATTAAGAGAAGGACTATTTATAGACCTGATCAGGTAGGGTTTTTAAAGTATAATGGATTCAGATAAGATGTCCGGTCTTCCTGTAATGAAAACATAAAAGTTTATATTGATTTACTATGATTGGGTAAATGTAATTCTTTAGTAAAAGATGTCGGTAGAATATGTTAGGGTGTAGTAACTTAAGGATGAATAGTAGTTTCACATGTGTCAATGTACGGTATCAATTTTTAGAGCACATGCTTGTTAGGTAGTAATTCAATAAGATGACAATAGATGCTTCTGTCATCAGTTTTCAAAGGCTTCCATCACAGACATTTATTCTAACAACCAAGCTTTTGAACACAAGTTTGGAGGTTTTTGAGCACATGTGGGTGATCTTTCTATTTCAATTTTGTACCAATCGTTTTTTCTGCATTTCTAGTTTGAGCAGCAAATTGTGTCCCTCTTCTTGTACTTTGAAATCTACAAGTAACTTGTTCTGAAACCCACCCATTTAATTATCATATCTTGTCGTGTCAACAAGTGTATTTTTGTGTTGTGTTCATGTCGGATTTGCAGTTTAGGGTTTAGACGTTTAAATATGTCGATAGATTGAAGGAGTAGGAGTTAGAGACGTTGAAAAGTAAATGTGAAAAATAGGAAGACTAGTAGTTTGGGGGTATTGGAATGAATATCACGATAAGTTTAGAGGAGGAAAGTCACATTGAAATGGAAATGGGTGAGTAAGATTGTGGAGTATAACATGTTAATGAAAAAGTGAAAAACTAAAAGTAAGTTTCAGCGGGACGGCTAATTAGTATATGATGTTAATTAAAAAGTGAAAAACTAAAAGCAGGGGCGGAACACGAGAAGTTAAATTAGGGGGGccaaaatcaaatttaaaaaaaaaaacatattaataaGTTTAATTTGATTAAAGGATATGAGATATagaaatttttaaataaaacaactAGTATGAAATATATTTATGTCGCTCATAAAAATGGAACCTTTTCGAATAGTGATCTTGATTCGGCTTACAAGTCTACTGTTCctcaatttaaataaaataaaataaaatgctttataatattattattgaGGAGGTCTATAATCTCAACTCTAAACCAAAACAAAATTTTGATcatcatttatcttggtggaataACCTTACCTTAGCTAAGCAGcttattttttttccaaaatctcACTAAATGAGAATTTTGTACACGCTTTCAAGTATACGTTTGGTATTAACCAAGTGCTTTCTCTATGTattactattttttatttttatatatattactaTATTGAGATTGAGATGTTtaattaaacataaaagaataacCAAAATATTTATAAAACGTGGAAATAAAtgcaaataaaagaactgaaattATAGTCTTAAAAAAGGAGAATGCACTCGGTAGGCCCACATTggtttaatgaaataaataaataatactcaACTTTGAAATATCTCATCCAATTCAAGTTTGCTAACGAGTTGCAAATAGACTAATAGGTTGGAACTTAGAACCCAAAAAAGCAAGGGGGCCATGGCCCCCCTTGGCTATAACTAAGTTCCGCCACTGACTAAAAGTAAATATTGACTGGAACGGTTAATTAGTAGCTTCCAAATTATAAAACGATTCAACCAAAGTTTTCTTTTACCACTAGTTTTTATTCTAGGCATGCTGAGTTTACCTAAAAGATGAATAGAAGTTGTCTATATATAAACGTCTCATTTTTGTGTTAGAAAGTTTAGACTTTAACATTACCCGTTTAATATTCGTGACATATCTACTCGTTCAATAAAATAGGTGGAAATCTTTTACCCATACTCGTCTATTTGCATGTCGTGTCGATAATTTCCACCCTTCAGTTTTTTATGGATTTCAGTTAGAGAAAATGGTTCTAGTCTCTCTTTAGGGTGAGTAATCCAATTACTACCGCAACGATATGGTAGTTTAAAATATTAATCTAATTACTCAATCGTTGTAGTTCAACCCACTTTTTATTTAGCGGAATTTGCAAGAATGGTCATGTGGTTTATAATTTTTTGTGTTTCGGTCAAAAAAACGTTTGTGCATAAACTAGTACTACAAAatgatatatttatttatttttgttcggTCTCAACTTAAAAAACTACTATAACACTTATAATTGTTTTTTCATTggtttttttggttttattttaatttttctaaaatgaaaaatacaaaaagcATGTAACAACAATCCCATCCTTACTCCCCTCTCTTTAAAGACGTTGACTCAAAATCTTCTCCGAATGCTCTCGCTCAACTATCTAGGACCTAGCATCTACAACCCCTTCTCGCCGGAAAGTACCTTCGTCTCACTGCCTCCATTCCCCTATCATTCTCTATTTCTTGTCCCATTTTTCGTCTTTTGATAACGGtgaaaccaccaccaccataatGTTTCCTAATCCATGGTATTGGTGCAACCATGGTAAATTATGCGATTTAaaattatgggtgttacaagttggtatcaaagccatggtTTACGCTAATTACGTTGGATTATCCTTCCTAGgtttaaacaataaaaataacGGTGTGTGTTCCTTGTGAAAGTGGTgtgattatttttagatttgcGTGCCTGGTTTGGTAAGAGTTATGATTCGGATAATATCTCCCTATATAGATTAGGAGGTTATGTTAATTTTTTGTGGCAATGAGAACTGATTGGGAATTTCTATTACCATGTGAGACATAGGTAACTAGGAATTACCGAAAAAGAAAGCCATATAGTTTGTCTCTATGATAAAGTTGGAATTCTAATAGAGAACTAGAACTTTGAAAGTTATGAGAGTCCTGTTATTTATGTAGTAAAACTGTAGGAGCGGTTCGCAAGGGTGATGTTTTTTATCAAAGGAGTCTGGAAAAAGTCTTGGTGTCATGGAAGAAAGTCGTAACGGTTTACATTTATACCGATTAACTCACAAACTTGTTAGCATTGTTCGTCAATGCGTGGTTTACAGAAGAAAGGAAGATCTAATGTAATTTGAAAGGCATACCCtcagaatattagaatattatgCAGGTGAAATGATAGTGTGTATTATATAATGCGACGGTGGTAGTATTATTTATGAGAGGCTTTTAAGAAGATTAAAACGGGTGTGAAGAAGAGGACAATGGTACAACTAGTGTTGTCATAGACACTTGGCGAAAAGTTTAACCGGAACATGACTGTGTTGCTGACGTGGATAGAAAGGCATGAAGGTAAGAAATGCAAAGAGTACACAGAAGAAAAAGTTATGAAGAAGAGAGAACTTATAACTCCTAATTTGAGGCAACGTGTGGATCTGTAACGTATTAATAAATCTAGGGAtgatttatgtgtgtgtgaaagGTTGTTATTTCCTTTTGTGAATCAGTTGAAAAGGTTGTATTAAACCTTATGATGGTAAGGAGTCATAAAAAAGGGATCAAAGAGTCATATGGATTCGTGAGAGTATAACAATCTCTTGTTAAGAGCTTAAGGCAAGTATTGAATTGAGTAAGGAACTTAATGATCAAGTGACTGATGAAATATGAGATATGAAACTTCAAGGACGTGTGACTCCTTGATGTGAGGGACTAGTGTATAATTACATCTCGTTAATGTACTAGTTATAGACCTGAGGTGCAAGGATATGAAACTTTTAGAAGCTGACTAGGTGATCAACGAATAGATATAATGGTACACTTCCAAATTCTCATATAGAGAAGGTAATAAGAAGAATAAGGAAATTGGTTCGGTAAAACTTGTGAATCGGGAAATAGAATGGTAAAGCAGAACTACACGACAATCATTTGCATGCAATTTTATGGCACGCGTATCACTACACACATATCAGTCGTTGTGATTTGAAAAAAACATGATGTTGTTCGTAATTGGAGTATGAGATGGGAAATTCTAGTTGGGTATGTTGGAATACTAACGGTGTGTGAATAAAGACATTTAGGTATCATGTGTTAAGTAACATTAGAACGTGTAATGTGTAATGTCTAGTGTACGAACATTATGCAATTATTAGACAAAGGATGTATTTGGATGTGATAGTTATGGTTAGTTGTGGAGTGATCATGTTTGATACTTCATTAAAGAAGTTAGAAGGAAGCCCGTTAAGTGGTTGCCCAATTACCGTTAGAATTAGAGTACCTTAGTTGAAGCATGATGGGAAAGGGATATGGTAATGGGATGCGTAAAAGATTCCAATGGTGAATCTGATTTGGGGCAAAAGAAAATCTGCTACAATTTGGTCCAGTGTTCTTAGTTTAGTTAACACGAGTATGAATTCAACTTCTTCAGCCGGTTGTGTGAAAATTAGAATTCTTAAAGGTGTTTGTGTCAAGTGGCACAAAAGGTCTGGGCATACTCCATCATGTTTTCACCCATAACCATGACTGAAAATTTCGAAATATGTTTGTGAGGTTGATTGAAGCAATTGATGAGACAAGGTTGGATGATGTTATAAGTACTACCACAATTGACTAAAACGGTAACGGTTTAGTTTTTAGAGAGAGGAAAACCCAAAAAAACGTTGTGGTGGAAAATGTAAGGAATTGATTTTTGGCGTAGTTGAGGTTCTCGGTAGTCGGTATGGGTTCAAGGAGATGGTCTTCGTCGAAGTGATCTGCATTGTCAACGACGAGCATGAACTGTGGGAGGTTACACTTGTCGCACAATGTTTTTTTTTACTGATTCAGGGGATAAGAAGGAGAATCGACGAGGATGTTTTGGTGTGGGTAAGACGGTCAGCATGGGTTAGGAAGTGGTAGTTGTTGGTGATGATGGTGTGATACTGGTTGCTGGTAAATTCTTGGGATATGTTATAGTAGATGAAGAACATGAGTTTGGAAAGTGTGGTTTTGCAAATCCGAGTTTATCTTCCAAGAGTTTGACTAACCCATATGCTTGATGAAGGGAAGTGGGGTGATGAAGTGCTAACTCGTTCTGAATGTTAGGAATATAGAATTCAACACAGAGAGTTGAGAGGAAGCAATTTAGAAGGGAATTGGTATCGTGACCTGAGAGGATGCAATTGCTGACTTTTTCGAACTCTAATTGATAGGCCGAAACAATGGTCAGTTGTCGAAGTTTGAAGTGGACGACTTGGTAGTTCTCTTATGTGGAAGATCCGAGCGGAGTTCCAAGGCTCGGGAGAACTCCGTCCACGTGCACAATAGGTGGATGTTTGCTAGATGCTTGTACCGACTCTAGGCATCTACGGCGAAGTAAAAGATAACAATGGTAACTCGTTGAGCTTGTGCGAtggtatagtaatcaaagtaggtTACCATAGAAGTTGGATAGGGAAATTTTGGtggtcggaggtggttcggtggtggtggtggtggtgatttttgttgttgttgttgtaaggATGTTGACAAGTTGATCCAACTTGGTGGCGGTAGTGATGGAGAGACGGATAAGGGTTACCATTTGGTCTTGGAGGGTTGAGTTAGGGTTGTTAGAGGAGGAGCACGATTAGCTTTCAGGAGGCATTGAAATGAGAATGAAAGCACCAGTTGATAGCAAGCCAATTTGAGATGGTGAATCTCCCAAGAGAAGTAAGAACAAGAAACTTGGGGCAGTTTTCTGCTTACTTTAACCAAATGTAGGGTACAATTTACCGAAATGTGAAAGATATCATTCTAGCTAAATTAAGGAAACATACATGCAGGAACAATCGTTAGCTCGTAACTTAATGCAATTAGCTTTTACCGGAAAAGTGGAAGTAGGCCAAGCCTTCAAGTATGTGGACAGGGGTGGATGCTTTAAGGGGCCAGGAGGGGCCATGGCCCCTCCGTTTTTTAGCTTTCCAACTCCAATACTCAAGGAGTATGAATGTAGAAGCGGATCTCTTAGGGCTGATGCGGTTGTGTCCTCCCTGTTGTGTGGGACATATATGTGATGATTGACGAGACCAAGTAGGGCCTTCAAAGAATACATGCAAAACGTTCCCGTTATCCATTCAATGCCCTTATTCATACTCAAACCTTCTTGCTTCAACGATTCTTCGAGTGACTAATTACCGGTGGCAGAATTGTTGACTCCTACATTGCTAAATTGCTCATGTTTTATGGAAATCTACCCAAATTAATCTGTATGTTTCTTTCTCCGTCTCcattttagttattttctttTCCAAAATTGCTATATATTTGTAGTTAGAGTTCAATtattagggttttgcaacccAATTTTGATACaaattcattttcatttttcaatgttAACATCAATTTTGGCTTTGAAATCAGATTTCATACTCATAACATGTAGATTTGAATATGTATATGAATGAGTATTTTGAGATTCAATAATCAAAATTATCAACAATAAAACCAGGGTCATCGCTCCTACTCTTTTCCCGGTTGAAAAGTTGAAAAGGTTGGCTATTGATCTTTTGAGGTAaatgtattatattttttttttatttctcttaGTTTTTTGGAATCTGATTCATATTGGTATGGCAGCATCATATTTTGTTAGTTTAAGCAAAATATTTGATTAAAGGATTAAAATCCTTTAAGGCTTTTGTAGGATGTAATACTTTGAGCTAAATATCTGATTACATGATTAAAAGATTAGAATCCTTTAAGACCTTTGCAGGCTGTTCTACTTTAAATTAATGACAGTTCATGATCATTGCATTTTTTTTATTACAGGGTTAAATGTGTCTTTTTAGTTACTAGATGAATAATGAGCTCATAAGTCCAATTCAATTAAATAGTTGTGTTTGGTTTATTTAGATCCATCATTTGGGCATTCTATATGCTTTATTTCACATATGAATATCTTGAAAGTAGCTAATAAATAGGTTTGATGCTTGGAGATTCTCACACACAGTAACTGTTGCTTTTACACTATGTACTTGTATGTTTTTGAGGCTCTCTATACTTAATCTCTTATGATCACTTGTTAGCCCTTTTTGGTGCTATTCACAGACGTAACTATGATGATATCAAAGAATATGAGCAAACTCTTACTAAACAGATCATGAATGATCATACTTTCTTTGTTAATGTTTACTTGATACGGTTATAGTTTTTCTTTTTATTGTAATAAATTTTCTTTactttttatatgatttattttgaAAGTTGGATTCCGCCCCCTAGTTCAAATGTCTGTGTTCCGCCCATGTATGTGGAGTTCCATACTTGTGCTTCAATCCTTGTAATgggcctttcaaacttattttttgatGGACTTCAGTTTGCTGACTCTTTTCTAGTGTATGCGCGGTATCACTTCCCCATGGTTGAGTTGACAATACCCTTATAGCACTTAATACCCCCATTGTTgccatataaataaataaataaataaataaataaataaactgatGACAGCTTCTTGTTACACCCATTATCACCATTTAATTTTCATACATCGCTACAAAAAATATGGATGAATTTAAATGTATTAGAAGAAATTCTTCTTCGCCAAACAAATGCTCATTATGTGTGATTGTAGAGTCATAATTGCTATTTTTCCATAACTAGTTCATATGGCTAACttcaaaacaaagaaaaaaatattttcattatatacaATTCCATACAACTTGTTTTTAACTATATTTAAGTGTAGCAAAATTTATCATTATTTACCAGATAATCAATTATCTAGTATTGTGAAAGAACAcctacaaacttaattcttatttggTGTAATGGTTGACCAAAGAAAACATGGGTTTTGATGTCCTGATCATCTGAAGCCTCGTTTGAACAATGTAAAGTGCGACTTATGTTGTGTTGATGCAGCTGGACTATGAAGATGTTTCCTATTATTTAATTTTCTTACATATATAAGAAGAAATACGGCGAGTCAAAATATGTACAGTCCGTTATGTCTACAAGATTGTAGAGCGATCAACCATGCAATGAAGAAAACAAAAACGAAATTCAAGGGGGACATATTAGCAAACAGCCAAACTGAAAATATCCCATTAGAAGTGTTTGAGAGTACATGATCAAGACACCTAGTGCACAAGGGTGCTTATTGTAATTATATTTAGGAAACAAGATACGATCTTAAAACATAAAGCAATAATACGAGTTGAACatcaaaacaagataacacaacaATTTCACAAACACATCTCTCAGGCTTCTTTATTTTGACAAGGTTATGTATGCAGGCTGCAAATACATGATATTTGTCCGCGTTACTAATAGGGATGAAGAATGACACTGAAAGAGTCGAGGTAATCCCCGTAGTTTCCGCTGAATCCACCAAAGCTACCCTTAGCGACTGGCAGCGAGAAACTAGTCCCCTGGGTTGTGCCATATGGCCCATACTTCTTTTTGTTGGTTAGGAAAGACAATGACGTAATCACAGTGTAGCCGGCATATACTCCCACAGTTCCGCTAATCCCGATGAGGTTCTCATCATCAGCAAATGTAAACTGAAGATATACCCAAATAGATGATAAATGATGTATGATAAAACTAGAATATAAGTGCAGTACATGTTTAGGTAACAGATGTAATGAAAGCCCACTATACCGTATGAGGtgaaccaccatcaccaccatatgtttcagaatggtgttTGACATTATCACGATCCTTGTAAGTGAACCTGATTGAATCTACACACCCTGAGGCACTGATACGGATCTCGCAAATCCTGCCCTCAGGGATGAATGTCCAGGGATTAACTCCACCCTTACCTCCCCACGGTCCAACCTGTACGCCATTGCCTGCCTGCATATAGGGGTGaaataaaatatataactaagaagtgGACATATCTTAGCAATCAACAGATGAAATACACCAGGTTAACCATAAACCCAGCATTTCCAAATATATATGGTGAAAGAGTATACCATGTTTGATCTGAATGTATTCTCAAAGGAAAAGATGAAACTCGTGGAAAGTAATAAGTTATACATTTAGCCCCATTAAGAGAAGGACTATTTATAGACCTGATCAGGTAGGGTTTTTAAAGTATAATGGATTCAGATAAGATGTCCGGTCTTCCTGTAATGAAAACATAAAAGTTTATATTGATTTACTATGATTGGGTAAATGTAATTCTTTAGTAAAAGATGTCGGTAGAATATGTTAGGGTGTAGTAACTTAAGGATGAATAGTAGTTTCACATGTGTCAATGTACGGTATCAATTTTTAGAGCACATGCTTGTTAGGTAGTAATTCAATAAGATGACAATAGATGCTTCTGTCATCAGTTTTCAAAGGCTTCCATCACAGACATTTATTCTAACAACCAAGCTTTTGAACACAAGTTTGGAGGTTTTTGAGCACATGTGGGTGATCTTTCTATTTCAATTTTGTACCAATCGTTTTTTCTGCATTTCTAGTTTGAGCAGCAAATTGTGTCCCTCTTCTTGTACTTTGAAATCTACAAGTAACTTGTTCTGAAACCCACCCATTTAATTATCATATCTTGTCGTGTCAACAAGTGTATTTTTGTGTTGTGTTCATGTCGGATTTGCAGTTTAGGGTTTAGACGTTTAAATATGTCGATAGATTGAAGGAGTAGGAGTTAGAGACGTTGAAAAGTAAATGTGAAAAATAGGAAGACTAGTAGTTTGGGGGTATTGGAATGAATATCACGATAAGTTTAGAGGAGGAAAGTCACATTGAAATGGAAATGGGTGAGTAAGATTGTGGAGTATAACATGTTAATGAAAAAGTGAAAAACTAAAAGTAAGTTTCAGCGGGACGGCTAATTAGTATATGATGTTAATTAAAAAGTGAAAAACTAAAAGCAGGGGCGGAACACGAGAAGTTAAATTAGGGGGGccaaaatcaaatttaaaaaaaaaaacatattaataaGTTTAATTTGATTAAAGGATATGAGATATagaaatttttaaataaaacaactAGTATGAAATATATTTATGTCGCTCATAAAAATGGAACCTTTTCGAATAGTGATCTTGATTCGGCTTACAAGTCTACTGTTCctcaatttaaataaaataaaataaaatgctttataatattattattgaGGAGGTCTATAATCTCAACTCTAAACCAAAACAAAATTTTGATcatcatttatcttggtggaataACCTTACCTTAGCTAAGCAGcttattttttttccaaaatctcACTAAATGAGAATTTTGTACACGCTTTCAAGTATACGTTTGGTATTAACCAAGTGCTTTCTCTATGTattactattttttatttttatatatattactaTATTGAGATTGAGATGTTtaattaaacataaaagaataacCAAAATATTTATAAAACGTGGAAATAAAtgcaaataaaagaactgaaattATAGTCTTAAAAAAGGAGAATGCACTCGGTAGGCCCACATTggtttaatgaaataaataaataatactcaACTTTGAAATATCTCATCCAATTCAAGTTTGCTAACGAGTTGCAAATAGACTAATAGGTTGGAACTTAGAACCCAAAAAAGCAAGGGGGCCATGGCCCCCCTTGGCTATAACTAAGTTCCGCCACTGACTAAAAGTAAATATTGACTGGAACGGTTAATTAGTAGCTTCCAAATTATAAAACGATTCAACCAAAGTTTTCTTTTACCACTAGTTTTTATTCTAGGCATGCTGAGTTTACCTAAAAGATGAATAGAAGTTGTCTATATATAAACGTCTCATTTTTGTGTTAGAAAGTTTAGACTTTAACATTACCCGTTTAATATTCGTGACATATCTACTCGTTCAATAAAATAGGTGGAAATCTTTTACCCATACTCGTCTATTTGCATGTCGTGTCGATAATTTCCACCCTTCAGTTTTTTATGGATTTCAGTTAGAGAAAATGGTTCTAGTCTCTCTTTAGGGTGAGTAATCCAATTACTACCGCAACGATATGGTAGTTTAAAATATTAATCTAATTACTCAATCGTTGTAGTTCAACCCACTTTTTATTTAGCGGAATTTGCAAGAATGGTCATGTGGTTTATAATTTTTTGTGTTTCGGTCAAAAAAACGTTTGTGCATAAACTAGTACTACAAAatgatatatttatttatttttgttcggTCTCAACTTAAAAAACTACTATAACACTTATAATTGTTTTTTCATTggtttttttggttttattttaatttttctaaaatgaaaaatacaaaaagcATGTAACAACAATCCCATCCTTACTCCCCTCTCTTTAAAGACGTTGACTCAAAATCTTCTCCGAATGCTCTCGCTCAACTATCTAGGACCTAGCATCTACAACCCCTTCTCGCCGGAAAGTACCTTCGTCTCACTGCCTCCATTCCCCTATCATTCTCTATTTCTTGTCCCATTTTTCGTCTTTTGATAACGGtgaaaccaccaccaccataatGTTTCCTAATCCATGGTATTGGTGCAACCATGGTAAATTATGCGATTTAaaattatgggtgttacaagttggtatcaaagccatggtTTACGCTAATTACGTTGGATTATCCTTCCTAGgtttaaacaataaaaataacGGTGTGTGTTCCTTGTGAAAGTGGTgtgattatttttagatttgcGTGCCTGGTTTGGTAAGAGTTATGATTCGGATAATATCTCCCTATATAGATTAGGAGGTTATGTTAATTTTTTGTGGCAATGAGAACTGATTGGGAATTTCTATTACCATGTGAGACATAGGTAACTAGGAATTACCGAAAAAGAAAGCCATATAGTTTGTCTCTATGATAAAGTTGGAATTCTAATAGAGAACTAGAACTTTGAAAGTTATGAGAGTCCTGTTATTTATGTAGTAAAACTGTAGGAGCGGTTCGCAAGGGTGATGTTTTTTATCAAAGGAGTCTGGAAAAAGTCTTGGTGTCATGGAAGAAAGTCGTAACGGTTTACATTTATACCGATTAACTCACAAACTTGTTAGCATTGTTCGTCAATGCGTGGTTTACAGAAGAAAGGAAGATCTAATGTAATTTGAAAGGCATACCCtcagaatattagaatattatgCAGGTGAAATGATAGTGTGTATTATATAATGCGACGGTGGTAGTATTATTTATGAGAGGCTTTTAAGAAGATTAAAACGGGTGTGAAGAAGAGGACAATGGTACAACTAGTGTTGTCATAGACACTTGGCGAAAAGTTTAACCGGAACATGACT encodes:
- the LOC111882840 gene encoding protein GOS9-like; this encodes MYNLLLSTSFIFSFENTFRSNMAGNGVQVGPWGGKGGVNPWTFIPEGRICEIRISASGCVDSIRFTYKDRDNVKHHSETYGGDGGSPHTFTFADDENLIGISGTVGVYAGYTVITSLSFLTNKKKYGPYGTTQGTSFSLPVAKGSFGGFSGNYGDYLDSFSVILHPY